The Pirellulales bacterium sequence GCCACGACCGATCCGACCGCGATCCCGGCGATCTCGCTGATGCTCAAGAACGAACCGGTGCAGAAGATCAAAATCTACCTGATCGAATCGCTCATCCATCTTGGCACTACCGGCGCGCTCAAAACCGCGGTCAGTCTCACGCTCGACGATCCGGACGAAGAGGTGCGGTGGTCCGCGCTCGACCTCCTAGCGGCAACGAAACATCCCGAACTCACATCAATCTATATTGGGGCACTCCGCAGCTCGGACAACACGCGGGTGAATCGAGCGGCGTACTGTCTGGGAAAGCTTGGCGACAAGTCAGCCGTCCTCGCGCTCATCGACGCCCTGCAAACTCGACACAAGACCGTCGAGGGCAACGGCCCGCCGGGCCAGATGTCCACGACGTTCGGCAGCGGGCCGGGCGGTAGTATCGGCGGCCTGTCCATCAACGGCGGCACCCAGAAGGAGATCAAGGTCTGGTTGCAGAACCCGGAAGTTCTCAAGGCGCTCGACGCGTTGACGAACGCGGATTTCCAGTACAATCAGGCGGCCTGGAAAAGCTGGTACGCCAGCCAGAAGAAACCGGTGAACGTCGACGCCCGACGCGGCGAGTGAACGCGCCGCGGAACGCCCCGCCGCGGCGGATGCCGTTCCGAATCCGCTGGATTTCGGCCTCGGTTTTGTTGCTTTACGACGCCGGGCAAATTACCATCAATGAAGGAAGGGCTGGCAATCGGCTGCCCCGTGGCGTCGCCCATGCGCCAATTCGAGGCGGTGGCCGCGAAGAAAAGCCGGAGCAGATTTCTCACCTTTGATGCAGGAGTCAGTGAATCATGCGTGTCACGCCTCGGAACAATCGCCGAATTCTGGCCCTGGCCGTTGCCGGCTTGCTGACCGCGTGGCTGCCGTTGGCCAGCCGCTCGCCAGCGCAGATCATCAACCAAGCGCCGCTGGTCGCCGGTGTCTCCGTGGATGCCAACGGCGTGCTGAAGATGAACGTCAAAGCCGATCCGACGGGGCAATTGAGCAAGCTGCGACGAGAGCAGGCTCGCGGGGCGCTCGATTCCAAGGTCGCCACGCCGAGCAAGCTCCGTAAGGTCTCAATCAATCGGCTGGAAGAAGCGGTTAAGAATCAGATCGCGGCCGGCAAACGGCCAACCGAGGAGATGATGTTTCTGGCGGGGCTCACCCGCGTGCAATACGTCTTTTGCTATCCCGACTCGAAAGACATCGTCCTTGCCGGACCCGCTGAGGGCTGGGGCCGCGATCTGACGGACCGCGTCGTTGGCATCCAAACGGGCCGGCCCGTCATCGAGCTGCAAGACTTGATCGTCGCCTTGCGTTTGTTTCCGCCGGGAGGCCGCGCCACGCCGCTGATCGGTTGCTCGATCGATCCGACGAAAGAGGGCTTGGCGCGGCTGCAGGACTACATTCACCGCGCGCCGCCGAACGGCTCCGGGCCCGACACCGAGCGGTTCGTGGCCGGGATGAAAGAGACCCTGGGTCTGCAAAACGTGACCGTCAACGGCGTCCCTTCGGACACGCACTTCGCTCACGTGCTGGTCGAGGCCGATTATCGAATG is a genomic window containing:
- a CDS encoding DUF1598 domain-containing protein, which gives rise to MRVTPRNNRRILALAVAGLLTAWLPLASRSPAQIINQAPLVAGVSVDANGVLKMNVKADPTGQLSKLRREQARGALDSKVATPSKLRKVSINRLEEAVKNQIAAGKRPTEEMMFLAGLTRVQYVFCYPDSKDIVLAGPAEGWGRDLTDRVVGIQTGRPVIELQDLIVALRLFPPGGRATPLIGCSIDPTKEGLARLQDYIHRAPPNGSGPDTERFVAGMKETLGLQNVTVNGVPSDTHFAHVLVEADYRMKLIGIGLERPPISLKSYVDRANPNMVSRNALERWYFVPDYQCVRVSDDDLAMQLVGEGVKLVGADELVGANGERQQTSGRGNPAAKAFADEFTKKYPQLSAALPIYAQLRNLIDLSVVAAFMQQRDFFSKAEWRMEGFGNEATMPVKTENAPKQVETAVNAVWRGSHLMTPIGGGVHISPHEAISTSNLLPDDGGKVSQARDKVEMKNLSPGQWWWD